One window of the Montipora foliosa isolate CH-2021 chromosome 4, ASM3666993v2, whole genome shotgun sequence genome contains the following:
- the LOC138001310 gene encoding uncharacterized protein, which yields MKYPWKIDTSSLPRNNYPQVRKKLVTIKCRLMKHTENAASYDKQIKEMKEMQFARKLTPKEIKEWKGPVHYIAHHAVSRPEKSTPVRIVFNSSASYAGHALNDYWYKGPDFLNNLFGVVMRFRENPVAICGDIAKMYHMIEIPEDDQHVHRFLWRNFEVNRQPDIYVKTVLTLEIAQRQQWLL from the coding sequence ATGAAATACCCTTGGAAAATTGACACCTCCAGTCTGCCGCGGAATAACTATCCACAAGTACGCAAAAAATTGGTTACAATCAAATGTCGCCTCATGAAACATACAGAGAATGCTGCCAGTTATGACAAGCAGatcaaagaaatgaaagaaatgcagTTTGCAAGAAAGTTGACACCGAAAGAGATAAAGGAATGGAAAGGTCCAGTCCATTACATCGCCCATCATGCTGTCTCACGCCCAGAAAAAAGTACGCCAGTCAGAATTGTATTTAACAGCTCAGCATCGTACGCCGGCCACGCCCTCAACGACTACTGGTATAAGGGACCCGACTTTCTCAATAACCTGTTTGGTGTAGTGATGCGATTCCGCGAGAACCCTGTTGCGATTTGCGGTGACATTGCCAAGATGTACCACATGATTGAAATTCCCGAAGACGATCAGCATGTTCACAGGTTCCTATGGAGGAATTTTGAAGTTAACCGTCAGCCAGACATTTACGTTAAAACTGTCCTTACATTGGAGATCGCTCAGCGCCAACAATGGCTATTATAG